One genomic window of Caldivirga maquilingensis IC-167 includes the following:
- the rqcH gene encoding ribosome rescue protein RqcH — translation MPKPVPVKKTLNALDLVAIAVELNATLSGGRLIRVYRLGDSHYFKIRASDVAYLIANPRRISRTWRIPQGLSPSPLRRFIEDCVINRFEANLDRVMSIDLNCGRLTIELIPPFNMVFTVDGKVKWLLHEYRGKDREVKVGSTYIEPPRRFLDPRFFDNLLKLIEDSGLSDEALAKGLGLGTDWAREVCTRSGCSDPVLVWGSIRGILEVLHLGRLKPVIYASPSYVSPIPLSSIKGEFKEVESFNKAVDDYFTSIEVERVAEERVKGIEDEIARLESSIKELEDTVGGYLREAENLRRRGELIMGRLYEFSELHEALLRAYMADKDSFKAKVKGIEYGGIKVIDYDPLRKTVKVTVNNNEVELTLGESPGETAAKYFEEAKRLEKKAKAAEAKLTELRGKVNELRSRVNEATEETRAAVRFVASREWFERFRWFITSGGSPVLAGKDAGQNEAIVKRYMNPWDLFLHADVQGGPVTVIKVTRGQEVKQQDLIEAAQYAAAYSKAWKLGANSIDVYYVKGEQVSKKAPSGEYLSKGGFMIYGQRGWVRGVELIISVGLRIDGDVIRLVSAPPTAMGSLANYYITLKPGNSERSEVAGRIRELFIKRYPEARQIPVDHIIEHVPGPSVVIESNEGNPITWDTVKGIFNKVAG, via the coding sequence GTGCCTAAGCCTGTGCCCGTTAAGAAGACCCTTAATGCGCTTGACTTAGTGGCCATAGCGGTTGAGCTTAACGCCACGTTGAGTGGTGGGAGGTTGATTAGGGTTTATAGGCTTGGTGACTCGCATTACTTTAAGATTAGGGCATCTGATGTAGCCTACCTTATCGCTAACCCAAGGAGGATTAGTCGAACCTGGAGGATACCTCAAGGCTTATCCCCCAGTCCCCTTAGGAGGTTTATTGAGGACTGCGTGATAAATAGGTTTGAGGCTAACTTAGATAGGGTGATGAGTATTGACTTAAACTGCGGTAGACTCACCATTGAATTAATACCACCCTTCAACATGGTGTTCACTGTTGATGGTAAGGTTAAGTGGCTTCTACACGAGTACAGGGGTAAGGATAGGGAGGTTAAGGTTGGATCAACCTACATTGAACCCCCGAGGAGGTTCCTGGATCCAAGGTTCTTCGATAATCTACTTAAGCTCATTGAGGATTCAGGCTTAAGTGATGAAGCCTTAGCTAAGGGTCTTGGGTTAGGTACTGATTGGGCCAGGGAGGTTTGCACCAGGTCTGGGTGCAGTGACCCGGTTCTAGTATGGGGAAGTATTAGGGGTATTCTTGAGGTTCTTCACTTAGGTAGGCTTAAGCCAGTCATATATGCTTCACCATCATACGTATCCCCCATACCCCTTAGCTCAATTAAGGGTGAGTTCAAGGAGGTTGAGAGCTTCAATAAGGCTGTTGACGATTACTTCACCTCAATTGAGGTTGAGAGGGTTGCTGAGGAGAGGGTTAAGGGTATTGAGGATGAGATTGCTAGGCTTGAGTCATCCATTAAGGAACTTGAGGACACCGTGGGTGGTTACTTAAGGGAGGCTGAGAACCTTAGGAGGAGGGGTGAGTTAATCATGGGTAGGCTCTATGAGTTTAGTGAGCTTCATGAGGCGCTGCTGCGCGCCTACATGGCTGATAAGGATTCCTTCAAGGCTAAGGTTAAGGGTATTGAGTATGGTGGCATTAAGGTGATTGATTATGATCCATTGAGGAAGACAGTGAAGGTTACGGTGAATAATAATGAGGTTGAGTTAACATTGGGGGAGAGTCCTGGGGAGACGGCGGCCAAGTACTTTGAGGAGGCTAAGAGACTGGAGAAGAAGGCTAAGGCGGCTGAGGCTAAGTTAACGGAATTAAGGGGTAAGGTGAATGAATTAAGGAGTAGGGTTAATGAAGCCACTGAGGAGACTAGGGCGGCAGTTAGATTCGTGGCCAGTAGGGAGTGGTTTGAGAGGTTTAGGTGGTTCATAACCAGTGGTGGTTCACCGGTCCTAGCTGGTAAGGATGCTGGGCAGAATGAGGCCATTGTTAAGAGGTACATGAATCCATGGGACCTCTTTCTTCACGCTGATGTTCAAGGAGGCCCAGTGACGGTGATTAAGGTTACTAGGGGCCAGGAGGTTAAGCAACAGGACTTAATTGAGGCTGCTCAATACGCCGCAGCCTACTCCAAGGCTTGGAAGCTTGGGGCTAATTCAATAGACGTCTACTACGTTAAGGGTGAGCAGGTTAGTAAGAAGGCGCCCAGTGGCGAGTACTTGTCTAAGGGTGGATTCATGATATATGGACAGAGGGGGTGGGTTAGGGGTGTTGAGTTAATTATTAGTGTGGGTTTAAGGATTGACGGTGACGTGATTAGGCTAGTATCAGCACCACCAACAGCCATGGGTTCACTGGCGAATTACTACATTACCCTTAAGCCAGGTAACAGTGAGAGGAGTGAGGTTGCTGGTAGGATTAGGGAATTATTCATTAAGAGGTATCCTGAGGCTAGGCAAATACCTGTGGATCATATTATTGAGCATGTGCCAGGGCCATCAGTGGTAATTGAGTCTAATGAAGGTAACCCAATCACCTGGGATACTGTTAAGGGGATTTTCAATAAGGTTGCTGGTTAA
- the dnaG gene encoding DNA primase DnaG, producing the protein MGALTISAKYLIELGFEVQGTVDKPDIIGALFSQTEGLLGSDLDLRELQNTSRIGRIEVEVEHRGDKTVGKVYVPSNLDHYETALIAAMLETVDRVGPYNAKFQVNSIKDLRSEKRKLIIDRAKELIKLIERETIPDTKELMDKFLGEVKQGEVVSYGPEGLPAGPDVESSDTVIIVEGRADVVNLIKHGYRNVIAIEGASGGIPKTVIELSRRKTTIAFTDGDRGGEMILRELLKVADIDYIARAPPGKEVEQLTAKEIAKALRNKIPVEEYINQLSKKDRQIIEESKKQIEQAQVQPSAAPTSPQPQPESTQPTQPIQQVQVTQQTQVIEVPAQTQGQVQVTTMQQSTQQTPQLPTSVVDEINKLSGTLEAIIYDKNWTVLKRVPVRDLLDTLQQVNDAYAIVFDGVGTQRLVDAAVGKGIKMLIMTRIGNIAKVPSDMVILTFNDIINK; encoded by the coding sequence ATGGGTGCATTAACAATATCAGCCAAGTACCTAATAGAACTTGGCTTCGAGGTACAAGGCACCGTGGATAAACCAGACATAATAGGTGCCTTATTCAGTCAAACAGAGGGTCTACTGGGCTCTGACTTGGATTTAAGGGAGCTTCAAAACACCAGTAGGATTGGTAGGATTGAGGTTGAGGTTGAGCATAGGGGTGATAAAACGGTGGGTAAGGTTTACGTGCCATCAAACCTGGATCACTATGAGACTGCTTTAATAGCTGCAATGCTTGAGACTGTTGATAGGGTTGGTCCATATAACGCCAAGTTCCAGGTTAATTCAATTAAGGACTTGAGGAGTGAGAAGCGTAAATTAATAATAGATAGGGCTAAGGAGTTGATTAAGCTCATTGAGAGGGAGACCATACCTGATACTAAGGAGCTTATGGATAAGTTCCTCGGTGAGGTTAAGCAGGGTGAGGTTGTATCATATGGTCCAGAGGGCTTACCTGCTGGGCCTGATGTAGAATCCTCTGATACAGTAATAATCGTTGAGGGTAGGGCTGATGTAGTTAACTTAATTAAGCATGGTTATAGGAATGTAATAGCCATAGAGGGGGCTAGCGGTGGTATACCTAAGACTGTTATTGAGTTAAGCCGCAGGAAGACTACAATAGCCTTCACTGATGGTGATAGGGGTGGTGAAATGATATTAAGGGAGCTGCTTAAGGTGGCTGACATAGATTACATAGCCAGGGCTCCACCAGGTAAGGAGGTTGAGCAGTTGACGGCTAAGGAGATTGCCAAGGCCCTCAGGAATAAGATACCTGTTGAGGAGTATATTAACCAGTTAAGTAAGAAGGATAGGCAAATAATTGAGGAGAGTAAGAAGCAGATTGAGCAGGCTCAAGTCCAACCATCAGCGGCACCAACATCCCCCCAGCCTCAGCCTGAATCAACGCAACCCACGCAGCCTATTCAACAGGTCCAGGTTACGCAGCAGACGCAGGTCATTGAGGTTCCTGCCCAAACTCAGGGTCAGGTTCAAGTAACTACCATGCAGCAATCCACTCAGCAGACTCCCCAACTACCCACCAGTGTTGTTGATGAGATTAATAAACTATCAGGTACACTGGAGGCTATAATATATGATAAGAACTGGACGGTGTTGAAGAGGGTTCCAGTTAGGGATCTGCTTGATACCCTTCAGCAGGTTAACGATGCGTACGCCATTGTTTTCGACGGGGTAGGCACCCAGAGGCTTGTTGATGCTGCAGTTGGTAAGGGTATTAAGATGCTTATAATGACTAGGATAGGTAATATTGCTAAGGTACCGTCTGATATGGTTATTTTAACGTTCAATGATATTATTAATAAGTAA
- a CDS encoding alpha-L-rhamnosidase produces the protein MVHGLRIIDARVEFTVNPLGIDESKPRFSWILEHEERGQYQSAYRVIVSSSLENAVKGIGDVWDSGKVNSRDQVIKYNGPPLSSFTKYYWRVKAWDSNGVEGDWSDVQWFETAVLKPEEWSGKWIGGGQLLRRSFRVEGSVIEAKAYVTGLGYYELRINGERVGDRVLDPPWSEYDKTVYYSVYDVTNLVKSGENVIGLILGRGRYGPVSPNRAQIPGLKYYDEPKASAMIRIRLSDGSVITINTDESWKCLVKGPILYDDIYNGYRYDARLEPYGWDKAGFDDSNWVQCSVVKPPGGRLRSTAAVPGTKVKGTLKPREYYNPRPGVYVFDFGQNITGWVRLRVRGSSGVEVKVRHSEVINSDGSLNVENIRGAEATDTYILSGRDVEVLEPRFTYHGFRYAEVTGYPGVPSIDDVEAVIVQTDFESTGSIATSSKIINDIHRITWWSLRANLLNGIQTDCPQRDERMGWLGDAWLSSDSAVFNFNMVKYYEKFIRDIIDSQRDDGSIPDTVPPYWNTYPADPAWGTALIYIPWLLYVHYGDVEILEEAYEAMKKWWSFLNSRVKDNVLYFSKYGEWVPPGRVFSAEYCPPEILSTWILYRDTLTLAQIAKVLGRGEDASFFTKRAEEIRDAFNRVFLTERGYYSKYTAPDGSVRMLGGSQTCNALPLYLDMVPGNRVNDIVKALAHNIEADWDRHLVVGIFGAKYVPEVLVKYGYVDLAYRAVTQESYPGWGYMIKEGATTLWERWEKLTGAGMNSHNHHMFGSIDAWFYRDLAGLMTLEPGFSRIMIKPNIPSELRYCSASLYTVRGLTSVEWSRVNDELVVTVTVPVNSTAEVHLPKLGESTVVREGDKVLWSGGKVVEVSPGVLSVKDAGDRIVVEVGSGRFIFTIKTIN, from the coding sequence ATGGTTCACGGTTTAAGAATCATAGACGCTAGGGTTGAATTCACGGTTAATCCCCTTGGTATTGATGAGAGTAAGCCCAGGTTCTCCTGGATTCTTGAGCATGAGGAAAGGGGGCAGTATCAATCAGCCTATAGGGTAATAGTGAGTAGTAGCCTTGAGAACGCTGTTAAGGGTATTGGTGATGTGTGGGATAGCGGTAAGGTTAATTCAAGGGATCAAGTCATCAAATATAATGGACCACCCTTAAGTAGCTTCACTAAGTATTACTGGAGGGTTAAGGCATGGGATTCAAATGGCGTTGAGGGGGATTGGAGTGATGTTCAATGGTTTGAGACAGCGGTACTTAAGCCTGAGGAGTGGAGTGGTAAATGGATTGGTGGAGGTCAGTTACTGAGGAGGAGCTTTAGGGTGGAGGGTAGTGTGATTGAGGCCAAGGCCTATGTAACTGGTTTAGGTTACTATGAGCTTAGGATAAATGGTGAAAGGGTGGGGGATAGGGTCCTTGACCCACCTTGGAGTGAGTACGATAAGACAGTCTACTACAGTGTCTATGATGTAACCAACCTAGTTAAGAGTGGGGAAAACGTCATTGGCTTAATACTAGGTAGGGGGAGGTATGGGCCTGTTTCACCTAACCGGGCCCAAATACCTGGCCTCAAGTACTATGATGAACCTAAGGCAAGCGCCATGATTAGGATCAGGCTGAGTGATGGATCAGTCATCACCATTAACACTGATGAATCCTGGAAATGCCTAGTTAAAGGCCCCATACTCTACGACGACATATATAACGGGTACAGGTATGACGCTAGGCTGGAGCCCTACGGCTGGGATAAGGCCGGCTTCGATGACTCAAACTGGGTACAATGCAGTGTAGTTAAGCCACCTGGTGGTAGGCTTAGGTCCACTGCCGCAGTACCTGGAACCAAGGTTAAGGGAACATTGAAGCCTAGGGAGTATTATAATCCAAGACCTGGAGTCTATGTTTTTGACTTTGGGCAAAACATAACCGGTTGGGTTAGGCTTAGGGTTAGGGGGAGTAGTGGTGTTGAGGTTAAGGTTAGGCATAGTGAGGTCATTAATTCCGATGGATCACTTAACGTTGAGAATATTCGCGGCGCCGAGGCCACGGATACATACATATTAAGCGGCAGGGATGTTGAGGTTCTTGAACCCAGGTTCACTTACCACGGCTTCAGGTACGCTGAGGTGACTGGTTACCCAGGTGTACCGTCTATTGATGATGTTGAGGCCGTTATTGTTCAAACGGACTTTGAGTCAACTGGATCAATAGCTACGTCAAGTAAAATAATTAATGATATCCACAGGATCACTTGGTGGAGCCTAAGGGCTAACCTACTTAATGGTATTCAGACGGATTGCCCGCAAAGGGATGAACGCATGGGTTGGCTTGGGGATGCTTGGTTATCCTCAGACTCAGCCGTGTTTAACTTCAACATGGTTAAGTACTATGAGAAGTTCATTCGTGATATTATTGATTCACAGAGGGATGATGGCTCAATACCGGATACTGTACCACCTTACTGGAATACGTACCCAGCTGACCCAGCTTGGGGAACAGCCTTAATTTACATTCCATGGCTACTCTACGTGCATTACGGTGACGTGGAAATTCTTGAGGAGGCTTATGAAGCTATGAAGAAGTGGTGGAGTTTCCTCAACTCAAGGGTTAAGGATAATGTACTCTACTTCAGTAAGTATGGTGAATGGGTACCACCAGGTAGGGTCTTCTCAGCTGAATACTGCCCACCTGAAATATTATCAACATGGATACTTTATAGGGATACGTTAACCCTGGCCCAAATAGCCAAGGTGCTTGGCCGTGGTGAAGACGCCAGCTTCTTCACTAAGAGGGCTGAGGAAATTAGGGATGCCTTCAATAGAGTTTTCCTAACGGAACGCGGCTACTACTCAAAGTACACTGCCCCTGATGGTTCAGTTAGAATGCTTGGTGGTTCACAAACATGCAATGCCCTACCCCTCTACCTCGACATGGTACCCGGCAATAGGGTTAACGACATAGTTAAAGCCCTAGCGCATAATATTGAGGCTGATTGGGATAGGCACTTAGTGGTGGGTATATTTGGGGCGAAGTACGTACCCGAGGTCCTGGTTAAGTACGGTTACGTTGATTTAGCCTACAGGGCTGTGACGCAGGAATCGTACCCAGGCTGGGGGTACATGATTAAGGAGGGTGCAACCACACTGTGGGAGAGGTGGGAGAAGCTCACTGGGGCTGGTATGAATTCCCATAATCACCACATGTTTGGGAGCATTGACGCATGGTTCTACAGGGATTTAGCCGGGTTAATGACCCTGGAGCCGGGTTTCTCAAGAATAATGATTAAGCCAAACATACCCAGTGAGTTGAGGTATTGCTCAGCATCATTATACACTGTTAGGGGGCTTACCTCAGTTGAGTGGAGTAGGGTTAATGATGAACTGGTGGTTACGGTTACTGTACCCGTTAATTCAACCGCAGAGGTTCACTTACCTAAACTGGGTGAATCAACGGTAGTGAGGGAGGGTGATAAAGTGCTTTGGAGTGGGGGTAAGGTGGTTGAAGTTAGCCCTGGGGTATTATCGGTTAAGGATGCTGGGGACCGTATAGTGGTTGAGGTTGGTTCAGGGAGATTCATATTCACCATTAAGACAATTAACTAA
- the rhmD gene encoding L-rhamnonate dehydratase — protein sequence MNDVDASIEPKRIKEVRAYVVKGGGADYHDQSSEHWILGYIATPISIYPEYRASRASWGLNVLGSVVVEVESSDGEVGFGISTGGYPAAWIIENHLSRFVVGKYVGEVEKTWDQMFKATIYYGRRGIVMNAISAVDLALWDLMGKVRGLPVYDLLGGPVRDELTFYATGPRPDVAKSLGFIGGKLPLIHGPADGIEGLRENVRIFKEAREKVGDDFLLMYDCWMSLDLPYAQRLLSELKPYGLFWIEEPFIPDDYWSFGALANIAPPTLVASGEHESTVHGFRLLLELGKVNVIQPDVTWVGGVTPMIKIAALAEAYGAWVIPHGSSVYGYHFIITRVNSPFAEYLVVSPDATKIVPQFHPLLRDEPIPQNGKVRLSRKPGFGVELNRDLLVRPFKST from the coding sequence GTGAATGATGTTGATGCATCAATTGAGCCTAAGAGGATTAAGGAGGTTAGGGCGTACGTGGTTAAGGGTGGTGGCGCTGATTACCATGATCAATCCAGTGAACACTGGATACTGGGCTACATAGCAACCCCCATTTCAATATACCCGGAGTACAGGGCTAGTAGGGCTTCCTGGGGACTTAACGTACTGGGTTCAGTGGTTGTTGAGGTTGAGTCAAGTGATGGTGAAGTAGGGTTCGGTATAAGCACTGGTGGTTACCCAGCGGCCTGGATAATTGAGAACCACTTATCAAGGTTCGTGGTGGGTAAGTACGTTGGTGAGGTTGAGAAGACTTGGGATCAAATGTTTAAGGCTACAATATACTATGGGAGGAGGGGGATTGTTATGAACGCTATTTCAGCTGTTGATTTAGCCCTATGGGACCTAATGGGGAAGGTTAGGGGCTTACCCGTGTATGACCTGCTTGGTGGACCTGTTAGGGATGAGTTAACCTTCTACGCCACTGGTCCAAGGCCTGATGTGGCTAAGAGCCTCGGCTTCATAGGTGGTAAACTACCTTTAATTCATGGGCCGGCTGATGGTATTGAGGGGTTGAGGGAGAACGTGAGGATTTTCAAGGAGGCTAGGGAGAAGGTTGGTGATGACTTCCTACTAATGTATGATTGCTGGATGAGCCTAGACCTACCCTATGCTCAAAGGCTTTTAAGTGAACTTAAGCCCTATGGCTTATTCTGGATTGAGGAGCCATTCATTCCAGATGACTACTGGTCCTTCGGGGCATTAGCCAACATTGCCCCACCAACCCTAGTGGCCAGTGGGGAGCATGAGTCCACTGTGCATGGGTTTAGGCTGCTTCTTGAACTTGGTAAGGTTAATGTAATTCAACCAGACGTAACGTGGGTTGGTGGAGTAACACCTATGATTAAGATTGCTGCATTGGCTGAGGCCTATGGGGCGTGGGTTATTCCACATGGCTCAAGCGTGTACGGTTACCACTTCATAATCACTAGGGTTAACAGCCCATTCGCAGAGTACTTAGTAGTATCCCCGGACGCCACTAAGATTGTTCCTCAATTCCACCCACTACTGAGGGATGAGCCTATTCCCCAGAACGGTAAGGTTAGGCTTAGTAGGAAACCTGGCTTTGGAGTTGAGTTGAATAGGGATCTATTAGTTAGGCCCTTTAAATCAACTTAA
- a CDS encoding galactitol-1-phosphate 5-dehydrogenase, whose amino-acid sequence MRALVWTAVGRMEIKDVPKPIPQPGWVVMRVKYTGVCGSDIGGFLGKNELRRPPLIMGHEFTGIVEEAGPGVPKEYIGRLFTVNPIIGCGHCRYCRSGLKNLCVMRKIIGIDYPGAYAEYVAVPVDNLYPVSDPVKGALAEPLATSLRAVRLSGVSLGDSVLVIGAGPVGSLAIKLLNIGGIKDITAIDINANRLEWARRWGASKTLSTTGEEALKTIRELYPEGFDAVIDAVGSTDTRRLAINTVRRGGRVVFVGLHDNETSIPGNLIVRGEIEIKGSFSYTDEDFRRAVNIIESGLLDPREGWVDIRPLEKGQETFTELAGTETKYVKIMLTPGE is encoded by the coding sequence ATGAGGGCTCTTGTTTGGACCGCAGTAGGTAGGATGGAGATTAAGGATGTTCCTAAGCCAATTCCTCAACCTGGCTGGGTCGTTATGAGGGTTAAGTACACTGGTGTATGCGGCTCAGACATAGGTGGATTCCTAGGTAAGAATGAACTTCGTAGGCCACCGTTAATAATGGGTCATGAATTCACCGGTATTGTTGAGGAGGCTGGACCAGGGGTTCCTAAGGAATACATTGGTAGGCTCTTCACCGTCAACCCAATAATTGGATGCGGTCACTGTAGGTATTGTAGGAGCGGGTTAAAGAACCTGTGCGTAATGAGGAAGATAATAGGCATTGATTACCCTGGAGCTTACGCTGAATACGTCGCAGTACCTGTGGATAACCTATACCCTGTAAGTGACCCAGTTAAGGGTGCCTTAGCCGAACCATTAGCCACATCATTAAGGGCCGTTAGGTTATCTGGAGTCAGCCTGGGTGATTCAGTACTGGTTATTGGCGCTGGCCCAGTGGGTTCACTGGCGATTAAGCTACTTAACATAGGCGGTATTAAGGATATTACTGCAATTGATATTAACGCTAATAGGCTTGAGTGGGCTAGGAGGTGGGGTGCCTCAAAGACACTTAGCACCACTGGGGAGGAGGCCTTGAAGACTATTAGGGAGCTTTACCCCGAGGGCTTTGATGCCGTTATTGATGCCGTTGGGTCAACAGACACCAGGAGACTAGCCATTAACACTGTACGTAGGGGTGGTAGGGTTGTGTTCGTTGGTTTACACGATAATGAGACTTCAATACCAGGGAACCTGATTGTTAGGGGTGAAATAGAGATTAAGGGATCCTTCTCCTACACTGATGAGGACTTCCGCAGGGCCGTGAATATAATTGAGTCTGGTTTACTTGACCCAAGGGAGGGTTGGGTTGACATTAGGCCTCTTGAGAAGGGCCAGGAAACATTCACTGAGTTAGCGGGGACTGAGACGAAGTACGTTAAAATAATGTTAACCCCAGGTGAGTAA
- the rrp42 gene encoding exosome complex protein Rrp42, translating into MSSYPFEIIPSLRRDTLRRLISEGKRPDDRQLISMRDLTIRVGVIKTADGSALVNLGNTKVIAGIKFELGKPFEDTPNEGNLIVNLETPPLAAPTFEPGPPDENAIEIARIIDRALRHSNYIPLRDLVIIPGKSVYSMWVDIYVLNHDGNLIDSSMLAAVSAIANAQVPRAIIDGENVKLDKSTKIPLNINPQNMPLTVTYYKIDKYLIVDPTLEEEVMSDGRFTVASDGENIVALQKGEGYFTPEEVDSMMNNTLNIVRDLKVKVLEMVKTPANSLLF; encoded by the coding sequence ATGAGCAGTTACCCATTTGAAATAATACCATCCCTCAGGAGGGATACCTTAAGGAGACTGATAAGCGAGGGTAAGAGACCTGATGACAGGCAGTTAATCAGTATGAGGGACTTAACCATAAGGGTTGGGGTTATTAAGACCGCTGACGGCAGCGCCCTAGTTAACCTAGGCAATACTAAGGTGATAGCAGGCATTAAGTTTGAGTTAGGTAAGCCATTTGAGGATACGCCTAATGAAGGTAACCTAATAGTGAACCTGGAGACCCCACCATTGGCTGCACCAACCTTTGAACCCGGTCCACCTGATGAGAACGCCATTGAGATCGCCAGGATCATTGATAGGGCGCTTAGGCACAGTAATTACATACCCTTAAGGGACTTAGTCATAATACCAGGTAAGTCTGTTTACTCAATGTGGGTGGACATATATGTCCTTAACCATGACGGTAACTTAATAGACTCCTCAATGCTAGCGGCTGTTTCAGCCATTGCCAATGCGCAGGTACCAAGGGCTATTATTGATGGTGAGAACGTTAAACTAGATAAGTCAACTAAGATACCGTTAAACATTAATCCCCAGAACATGCCGCTAACTGTAACATACTATAAGATTGACAAGTACCTAATAGTTGATCCAACCCTGGAGGAGGAGGTTATGAGTGATGGTAGATTCACCGTGGCTTCGGATGGTGAGAACATTGTTGCATTACAGAAGGGTGAGGGCTACTTCACACCTGAGGAGGTTGACTCAATGATGAATAATACGTTGAATATTGTAAGGGACCTTAAGGTTAAGGTACTTGAAATGGTTAAAACACCTGCTAATTCACTATTGTTTTAA
- a CDS encoding glycoside hydrolase family 57 protein produces MVKNIVFFMEMHQPRRLNRLLHYQSSMEPLDLLFDDELDKLILSRIAARSYSKVLDIIKEANREYGYRFAISITGVLVEQLRKWAPEVLGKLINLINDDAAEPVAETYYHSLAYLIDEAEFREQVMMHVNLIEKLTGKRPVTVQNTEFMYSDDVGRVFSEMGFKVALTEGVERVLGFRQPTYLYKSPSGLLLLLRHYRLSDDVGFRFTNKSWDQYPLTADKYVAWLRATWGDLVMIGLDMETFGEHMPEESGIFEFLRWMFRHAYESGIRFIAPSEVKGYVSSSYELNVNEVISWADAEKDTSAWIGNEMQWTSFNQVAMLHGLVKELGDEYLRNYVRLLMVSDHFYYMSTKHGAPQDVHNYFNPYYSPYRAFTLHQSAVHRVLSYMARTHGNASVIRHLARIKLPSELATWVRGESFSKAQCTNAQYTARLMTINHPKLTEACSKSS; encoded by the coding sequence ATGGTTAAAAACATCGTATTCTTCATGGAGATGCATCAACCTAGGAGACTTAATAGGCTTCTTCATTATCAATCCTCAATGGAACCCCTTGACCTTTTATTCGATGATGAACTTGATAAGCTTATTTTAAGTAGGATTGCAGCTAGATCCTACAGTAAGGTTCTTGATATTATTAAGGAGGCTAATAGGGAATACGGCTACAGGTTTGCGATTAGTATAACTGGGGTATTGGTTGAACAGTTGAGGAAATGGGCCCCGGAGGTTTTAGGGAAGTTAATTAACTTAATTAATGATGATGCCGCTGAGCCAGTGGCTGAAACCTATTACCACTCCTTAGCTTACTTAATTGATGAAGCTGAATTCAGGGAGCAGGTTATGATGCATGTTAATTTAATTGAGAAGTTAACCGGGAAGAGACCTGTTACTGTGCAGAATACTGAATTCATGTATAGTGATGATGTTGGTAGGGTGTTTTCAGAAATGGGGTTTAAGGTAGCCTTAACCGAGGGTGTGGAGAGGGTTCTTGGGTTTAGGCAGCCAACTTACCTTTACAAGAGCCCAAGCGGCTTACTGCTCCTGCTTAGGCATTATAGGCTTTCCGATGATGTTGGTTTCAGGTTTACGAATAAGTCATGGGACCAGTACCCGTTAACTGCCGATAAGTACGTTGCTTGGTTAAGGGCGACATGGGGTGATTTAGTAATGATTGGGTTAGACATGGAGACCTTCGGTGAACACATGCCTGAGGAGTCGGGAATATTTGAGTTCCTGAGGTGGATGTTTAGGCATGCTTATGAATCAGGCATAAGGTTCATAGCGCCAAGTGAGGTTAAGGGGTACGTGTCATCATCATATGAACTTAACGTTAATGAAGTAATATCGTGGGCTGATGCTGAGAAGGATACCTCAGCGTGGATTGGCAATGAAATGCAGTGGACGTCGTTTAACCAAGTGGCTATGCTTCACGGTTTAGTTAAGGAGCTTGGTGATGAGTATCTGAGGAATTACGTTAGGTTACTCATGGTTAGTGACCACTTCTACTACATGTCAACTAAACATGGTGCACCTCAGGATGTTCACAATTACTTTAACCCATACTACAGCCCCTATAGAGCCTTTACCCTGCATCAATCCGCGGTGCATAGGGTACTTAGCTACATGGCTAGGACGCATGGTAATGCCTCAGTTATTAGGCATTTAGCCAGGATTAAACTACCCAGTGAGTTAGCTACCTGGGTTAGGGGTGAGTCATTTAGTAAGGCTCAATGCACCAATGCCCAATACACGGCTAGGCTTATGACTATTAATCACCCTAAGTTAACTGAAGCCTGCAGTAAATCAAGCTAA